The following proteins are co-located in the Vanessa tameamea isolate UH-Manoa-2023 chromosome W, ilVanTame1 primary haplotype, whole genome shotgun sequence genome:
- the LOC135194594 gene encoding uncharacterized protein LOC135194594 has translation MIAENENEIELTCQDKTSGMLERNEKRCRGNSEESSEDSFTKVMKKKPKKINRRETHTMMSKNTNSEGRHENMITEQNESTYGVCITSLQVLPKQMVLAKLLFNEQINKIVKIKYKNPYKVIIQFEDKQYAQKLLTCKKLIELQCRMQMMDENNLSFGVIRGIEKESSEEELKELIVCPYEITSVKRLKRLFDNKWEDSETIRVCFASPTLPPYVEAYGCRFKVESFTFQVTQCSRCWKFGHPKKFYPSNKIICPKCGNNHDNCDTTSYKCINCKGSHIALNKTCPVYLREKRLREIMSNDNVNYKKAIQIYQNQYNSLSSQLMVNLQPVEENHYPIQPKNTTTYSEVLKSPVLTSGKTLVNKQKKKKFEEKNQSIEVYEQPNYEQNKEKGNDEGQQIDIDSALNFPKENEKTNLQPDTKKLEWRNIFRKIQEILTSKKSIEDKITLIFKIMFLEIKEYLLNRLINIDILKSILNLNNG, from the coding sequence ATGATTgcagaaaatgaaaatgaaattgaattaacaTGTCAAGATAAAACATCCGGAATGTTAGAACGTAACGAAAAACGGTGTAGGGGCAACAGCGAAGAGAGCAGCGAAGACAGTTTTACAAAAGTAATGAAGAAAAAACCTAAAAAGATAAATAGAAGAGAGACCCATACAATGATgagtaaaaatacaaatagtgAGGGTAGACATGAAAATATGATAACCGAACAAAACGAATCTACCTACGGTGTATGCATAACATCGTTACAAGTTTTACCAAAGCAGATGGTGTTAGCTAAATTACTCTTTaacgaacaaataaataaaatcgtaaaaattaaatataaaaacccaTACAAAGTTATAATCCAATTCGAGGATAAACAATATGCTCAGAAACTACTTACTTGTAAGAAACTTATTGAATTACAATGTAGAATGCAAATGATGGATGAAAATAATTTGTCCTTTGGGGTAATAAGGGGTATAGAAAAGGAATCAAGTGAAGAAGAATTAAAAGAACTAATAGTCTGTCCTTATGAAATAACATCGGTGAAACGATTAAAGAGATTGTTTGACAACAAATGGGAAGACAGTGAAACAATTAGAGTTTGTTTCGCAAGTCCTACTTTACCTCCGTATGTAGAAGCATACGGTTGCAGGTTTAAAGTGGAATCATTCACCTTCCAAGTTACCCAATGCTCGCGGTGCTGGAAATTCGGACATCCCAAAAAGTTTTACCCgtctaacaaaataatttgccCAAAATGTGGGAATAATCATGATAACTGCGATACAACATCATATAAATGCATTAATTGTAAGGGTTCACATATAGCTTTAAACAAAACATGCCCAGTTTATCTAAGAGAGAAACGTTTACGGGAAATTATGAGCAACGACAATGTCAACTACAAAAAAGCGATACAAATTTATCAGAATCAGTACAACTCTTTATCATCACAACTCATGGTAAATTTACAACCTGTAGAAGAAAACCACTATCCTATACAACcaaaaaatacaacaacatACAGTGAAGTTCTTAAAAGTCCTGTTTTGACTAGTGGAAAAACTTTAGTTAACaagcagaagaaaaaaaaatttgaggAAAAAAATCAATCTATAGAAGTTTATGAACAGCcaaattatgaacaaaataaagaaaaaggtAATGATGAAGGACAACAGATAGATATAGACAGCGCGCTTAATTTTCCGAAGGAAAACGAGAAGACCAACTTACAACCTGATACTAAAAAGTTAGAGTGGAGAAATATATTTAGGAAAATACAAGAAATTTTAACAtctaaaaaatctattgaagataaaatcacattaatttttaaaattatgttcctggaaattaaagaatatttgttGAATAGACTTATAAATATAGACATACTGAAGTCCATACTCAATCTTAATAATGGATAA